The segment TTGTTGGTTTCAATTCCAGTGACGCTTATCGCGTTCAGCTTCCTGGGCTTTCACTATACCGCTTTCCAACTCAATAGTGTTCTCGGTACGACGGCCTGGTTTTTAATCGCCCTGTTCGTCGTTCGCGCACTGGCACACCGTTGGATTATGCTTGGTTATCGCCGGTTGAGCATCCTGCGGTCACAGCAGAAACGGGAACAGCAAAAAGAAGCGGAAAAGCAAGCACAGGAAAATACGGAACCCGGCGCAATGGCCGAGGCGCCTATCAAACTTGAAGAAGAACGCCCAATCGACCTTCGTTTCAGTTCGCATCAGATTCGTCGCTTATTGAACGCTACTTTGTGGACTGTCGCCTTCCTGGGCGTCTGGTTGATCTGGCACGATATGATGCCCGCACTTTCTGCACTGGATAGCTCTGAGCGGTTTGCAGTCTGGCATACAACTAATCAGGTGACCGACCCCGAGACCAACAACACCATTGATGTCATTGAACCGGTGACGATCTTTGATTTGGCGCTCGGGCTGGCGGTTGCCCTCTTGACCGTAGCGGCAACCCGGAACATTCCCGGTTTGCTGGAGATGACTATTCTGGAACAGCTTCCGATTGATGCGTCCGTTCGTTACGCCGTCACGACCATCGCCCGGTATGTCTGTATCCTGTTAGGGGGGATCGTCGGCTTCCAAGTCGTCGGCGTCGCGTGGTCCCAAGTGCAATGGATGGCAACCGCATTGACCTTCGGTCTCGCGTTTGGTTTGCAGGAGATCTTCGCGAACTTTATCTCGGGCATCATCCTGTTGTTCGAACGCCCGATCCGGGTTGGAGACATCGTCACTATTGATTCTGTCTCCGGGATCGTTTCTCGAATTCGTATGAGGGCAACTACCATTACGGACTGGGACCGCAAGGAATATGTCGTTCCCAACAAAGAATTCATTACGGGAAGACTTCTCAACTGGACACTAAGCGATCCCGTGAACAGGATTGTTATCGAAGTCGGTGTTGCTTATGGTTCGGATCTCGAAAAAGCGACCGGCATTCTGAAACGTCTGGCGGTAGATCACCCGGAAATTCTGGAAGATCCTCCACCCGTGGTCACATTCGATCGCTTCGGTGACAGCACACTGAATTTGATTATGCGTGCCTACTTGCCCAGCCTGGAAAACAGGTTGATGACAATTCATCAATTGCACATGCAAATCAACTCGGAGTTCAACGCCGCGGGTATCGAGATCGCCTTCCCACAACGAGATTTGCATATTCGTTCTATGCCACCCGGGTTTGGGCAACAGGCTTCTGATAACAGCAAGTCCCACGAAGGAAATGGCAACGGTCACAATCCGAAGCCTCCCACCGAACCTCAGGAAGCATTCGCCAATACTGCTGCCGACCCCGGAGTGGATGATTAAGTGAGGCAGGGAACGTTCAACATTTACAATGCCATCGGCCACTTGGTTATCGGTCCCGTGGCGTTGTACGGCAGAGCTTTCAGGTACTCATAAACCCAGGCACATTTCCCCGATTCCGTCTCGGTTTGAATGCGTCGATATAATCCTTCATCAACGCATTCATACTGGTCGAGATCGAAGAACATCTCAGGGGGAATCGCAATGAGGTAACCCTCAAACCACGATTCTGTTAAATCGATATCGATATCGATAGCGGCTGGGTAATCGCCCAAATCGTACAGCAGACCCCGTACGCGATCCGGTTGAATTGGTTCAGCACCAGCGGGAAATCGGTGTCCGGGTTGGAGCAGACCGTACACAAACAGCAGTTCCAGATCAGCATTATTTGCGGCCATCAGTTCCCGTTCCGTCAGCTCTACTTGCCGTCGCCCCAGCGTTGCATCAGCGTGTTTGGCAATTCGAGTTGATCCAGAATTCGAGCAACGACGAAATCGACGAGGTCATCCACCGTCTCGGGCTGTCGATAAAATCCCGGCATGGCGGGCAAGATAATGGCGCCTGCTTCGCTAAGTGTCGTCATGTTGCGAAGTTGAATTGTACCCAGAGGTGTCTCACGAGGTACGACAATTAACTTACGTCGTTCTTTGAGGTGAACATCAGCCGCTCGCTGGATCAGGTTTCCTGAGAGCCCATGAGCAATACTGGAGAGCGTTCCCATCGAGCAGGGGACTATCGCCATACCCGCAGTGCGGAACGAGCCACTGGCCATCCCCGCACCGAAATCGAGATGCGTGTAATATGAGAAGCGGTCTTCTGCTGCTTTAGTCCACTCCGCATCAGGGTAAAGATCGTCGAGCGTGACCTGTTTCAAGTCGAGTGTTCGGTTCACTTCTGTTTGGAAAACGATACCGGCCGAGGGGCTGATCGTCAGATGAACTTCACATCCACTCTGGAGCATCACTTCCATTAACCGAAGCCCGTATCGGGAGCCACTTGCCCCGGTCATCGCCAGCACATAGGGAAGCTTGTTCGGAATCGTTTCAGAAGTCATTCGCTATCAGGTTTCGGTTTAGTGCCCCAGTAAAGTCCGGCGACCCCGAAGGTAAGTGGACGCCACTCGACCTCGGTCAAGCCTGCTTCCCGCATCAGTTTCATCAAGTCTTCTCCATAAGGAAACTCGGAAACGGATTCGGGTAAGTAATTGTAGGCCGACTGTTGATTACGGGCCAATAATTGCCCGATGCGTGGCAGGATATTTCGAAAATACCAACCATACATTCCCCGCAGCAAACCGTTGGAGGGCATGGCGAACTCCAGGATGACCACTTTTCCACCCGGAAGGCAGACCCGCGTCATCTCACGCAGACCGCTCATCGTGTCGGCCACATTACGCAGCCCGAACGCAACCGAGACGATTTGAAACAGGTTCTGCTCAAAAGGTAATTGCTGGGTATCTGCTTCGAGAAATTGCACCGTCTGTCCGTTGGTTCGACTCGGTTTGTCGATCTGCTTTTCTAAAGCGATCGTCAGCATCTGATGGGTAAAGTCACTGCCGACGATGGGCGTCTCGGAGGTTGCTTTTTTCGAGAAAGCAAACGCCAGGTCACCCGTTCCCGTACAGACATCCAGAATGGGGGCGTCCCCGTGCGGTCGAATGGTACGCACAGCTCGCCAGCGCCAGTAATAATCGGTACCACCTGAAAGCAGGTGATTCATGAAGTCATATCGCTCTGAGATTTCGCCAAACATCTGGCGAACCCGCGATCCTGATTTATCGACATTCATAAACGAAACAGCTTCCAGAGGATGAGATTCAGAGGGAGAGGGGGGATCAGAAACTTGTGCTGGTAGCCAGCCAGTTCGATTTGAATCTAAAAGTCCTTTAGAGACTTTGTGATTCAATCAATCCCGTTACTTTCAGAGAGTGATACGATCGCTTTTAATGTACGGATTGTGACTGCAAGCGAGTGTTCATTTTAACTGGCCAATCCTGCTTTTTCAGGGATCAGGCCGCAAATTTAAGCGAATGGAACAAACAAAGCGCGACGGCCGTCGCGTCAGCGACGTCATTCGGTTCCGGAATTTGCTCGAGCTTGAGTTCAAACGTCACTGCGTGTTGAATCTGCTCTTTGGAAGCTTTACCGCTACCGGTCAGCATCTTCTTAATCTGCGTCGGCGTATAATGCACAATCGTCATTTGGCGCGAAGCAGCCACGTAAAGAATCGCTCCCCGCGCGTGAGCCAGCATGAGGGCGCTTTTCGGATTCTTAAAGGCAGTGAAAACCTGCTCGATCCCCATCATGTCGGGTTCGAATTCTTCCAGGATTTCTTCCAGGCCCGTACCGATTTCGACGACCCGTTCGGCCAAGGTTAGAGAAGCCGTCGACCTAATGATGCCCCCTTCGAGCAGAATCGGCTGGCGGCCTCCCGGAGGAACCTGCAGTAGCGAGTAGCCCGTCCTGTTCAACCCGGGGTCAATACCCAGGTAACGGATCGGTTTTGGCTGTACAGGCTGATTCACAATCAGTTCTTCCTCCGTATGGCCATTTCTCGTAATTCTATCCGCGCTTCCAACTGGTTTTTTCAGGGCGGTCTTCCAGCACGATCTGGAGATTATTCAACCCATCGCGAATCTGATCGGCTATCGCCCACTGTTTCTCCGCACGGGCACTGGCTCGCAACGAGATAATCAGTTCCATCAGATCATTCGCCAAACCATCGTCGGCACCTTCCTTCGCGATGGGTTTGATGAAGACCCCCAACAGGTTGGACAACTCTTTAAACAGAGTCATTCCCGTAGTGAGGGCATCGAGAGAGGCCGCTGTTTTTTCCGTCTCCAGTTTTTGCTCGGCTATGAATCCATTTAACAGACGAATCATATCGTGGAGGAAACCAATCGCTCCCCCCGTGTTGAAGTCGTCTTCCATCGCTTCCCAGAAGCGATCCCGAAGTTTGGTAAGCTCAGCGAAAAATTCGGCAGGTTCGCCCGAGAGATCAACGGTGTTTGCTTTGGTCGTCGACGCTTTCAGGTCGTAGAAACTGTTTCCAGACACACGCTCATAGGTTTCGAGCAGACGATAAAACCGATCCAGCCCTTTGCCTGTTTCCAGAATACGCTCGTCGCTGAAATCAATCGGGCTACGATAATGCGTCGCCAGCAGGAAGAACCTTACAGTTTCGGGGTGATGTTTCTCAAACAGCTCTTTAACAGAAGCAGCCCCTTTGGAGCCGGCCAATTTATTCGCTTCTTGCGCTTCTTTCTGTTCCGATAGATCGCCGTGACGGTCATGTCCGCCACCCAACTTACCTGCCTGGGATCCGGCCTGCATCAAACCGTTATGCAACCAGTATTTGGTGAAGGGTTTGCCGGTGCAGCATTCGGATTGAGCAAGTTCGTTTTCGTGATGTGGGAACATCAGGTCGAGTCC is part of the Polystyrenella longa genome and harbors:
- the ruvC gene encoding crossover junction endodeoxyribonuclease RuvC, whose protein sequence is MNQPVQPKPIRYLGIDPGLNRTGYSLLQVPPGGRQPILLEGGIIRSTASLTLAERVVEIGTGLEEILEEFEPDMMGIEQVFTAFKNPKSALMLAHARGAILYVAASRQMTIVHYTPTQIKKMLTGSGKASKEQIQHAVTFELKLEQIPEPNDVADATAVALCLFHSLKFAA
- a CDS encoding gamma-glutamylcyclotransferase family protein; the protein is MAANNADLELLFVYGLLQPGHRFPAGAEPIQPDRVRGLLYDLGDYPAAIDIDIDLTESWFEGYLIAIPPEMFFDLDQYECVDEGLYRRIQTETESGKCAWVYEYLKALPYNATGPITKWPMAL
- the ubiE gene encoding bifunctional demethylmenaquinone methyltransferase/2-methoxy-6-polyprenyl-1,4-benzoquinol methylase UbiE, whose product is MNVDKSGSRVRQMFGEISERYDFMNHLLSGGTDYYWRWRAVRTIRPHGDAPILDVCTGTGDLAFAFSKKATSETPIVGSDFTHQMLTIALEKQIDKPSRTNGQTVQFLEADTQQLPFEQNLFQIVSVAFGLRNVADTMSGLREMTRVCLPGGKVVILEFAMPSNGLLRGMYGWYFRNILPRIGQLLARNQQSAYNYLPESVSEFPYGEDLMKLMREAGLTEVEWRPLTFGVAGLYWGTKPKPDSE
- a CDS encoding UbiX family flavin prenyltransferase, encoding MTSETIPNKLPYVLAMTGASGSRYGLRLMEVMLQSGCEVHLTISPSAGIVFQTEVNRTLDLKQVTLDDLYPDAEWTKAAEDRFSYYTHLDFGAGMASGSFRTAGMAIVPCSMGTLSSIAHGLSGNLIQRAADVHLKERRKLIVVPRETPLGTIQLRNMTTLSEAGAIILPAMPGFYRQPETVDDLVDFVVARILDQLELPNTLMQRWGDGK
- the cysS gene encoding cysteine--tRNA ligase; translation: MAVRVYNTLTRDKENFEPVEPGKVNMYLCGPTVYKPAHIGHMVGPVIFDTIKRFLVYSGYDVKFVINITDIDDKLINKANELGTTVEKLAKEMTQDYFDNLETMGVDSVDLFPYATEHIQEMLDMISDLVDKGHAYPLDGDVYFAVEQDDDYGKLSRRNIDEMLAGTRVESADQKRNPADFALWKKSKPNEPAWESPWGAGRPGWHIECSAMSKKHLGETLDIHGGGLDLMFPHHENELAQSECCTGKPFTKYWLHNGLMQAGSQAGKLGGGHDRHGDLSEQKEAQEANKLAGSKGAASVKELFEKHHPETVRFFLLATHYRSPIDFSDERILETGKGLDRFYRLLETYERVSGNSFYDLKASTTKANTVDLSGEPAEFFAELTKLRDRFWEAMEDDFNTGGAIGFLHDMIRLLNGFIAEQKLETEKTAASLDALTTGMTLFKELSNLLGVFIKPIAKEGADDGLANDLMELIISLRASARAEKQWAIADQIRDGLNNLQIVLEDRPEKTSWKRG